The genomic window AAGCTTCCGTGTAAATATGAATATGATAGGACTTGATAATCGTCCAAGAGTTAAAAATTTACTAGATATTTTACAAGAATGGCTTGAGTACCGTAAGCAGACTTTAAGAAGAAGGTTACAAACCAGCTTAGATAAAGTTCTTGCAAGACTGCATATACTTGATGGCTTGTTGACAGCTTTTTTAAACATTGATGAAGTTATTGAGATAATCCGCAACTACGATGATGCTAGTGCTGAGTTACAAACTAGATTTTCACTTTCTGAGATTCAAGCAGAAGCAATTTTGAATATCCGTTTGAGAAAGTTAGCTAAAATTGAAGAGTTTGAAATTAGGAAAGAGCAACAAGAATTAGAGAAAGAAAGGTTGCTTTTAGAAGGTTATCTAAATAGTGAAGTTAAGTTTAGAAACTTAATGAAAAAAGAGTTCAAGCAAATTTTAGCAGATTTTGGCGATGATAGACGCTCACAGATAATCGCTGTTGAGAAAGCTCAAGCACTAGAAGAAAAAGATCTTATTCCTAATGAAAAAGTTACAGTACTACTTTCTAAAGCAGGTTGGTTGAGATGTGCTAAAGGTGAAAATATTGATCCAACAGGTTTAAACTATAAGCCCGAAGACAGTCATTATTTGGCTGCATCAGGCAACAGTAATGTTAGAGTAGTATTTTTCTCTAAGCTAGGTAAATCATACTCTATGTTTATAGATAAACTACCTTCAGCTCGTGGTTATGGAGAGCATATTACTACTTATATTCCACTGGATAAAGATGATGAGATTATAGGTGTATCATTTGTAAATTCTGCTGAGTATTTCTTACTAGCAAGTACTGAGGGTAAAGGTTTTGTTATCCCGGCTAATGATCTGATAGTAAATAAAGTGACAGGGAAAAACATTTTTGATGCTAGTGAGGTTAGTGAATTTGAGCCATTTGATAGTTCTCTAAAAGCACTTCTTCTAAGTTCTCAGGGTCGAGCGGTAGTTCGTGATTTTGCTAGTTTTGCTATTATGAAAAGAGGAAAAGGTAAATCAATTATTAAATTAGATAAAAAAGATAAACTTAAGTTTATCAAATTCTTTGATCCGCAAAATACTGAAGTAATCCTAAAAGCAGGCAAAAGATTTATTCGTATTGATAGTAAAAATATTGATACCTACTCAACTGATAAAGCCTCTGGTGGAGGAGTTCTTCTACCACAAGGATTTAGAAAAATTACAAAAATTGAAATGGAAAAAAGATAGGCTTTATATGCAATCACAAGAACTTCATGTTTAGATTTATTCTTACACTTATTGCTATCTCGGGAATATTTACTTTAGATATTTATTTACCAGGAGTTCCAGAACAAATAAATTCTTTGAATGTAAGTAATATGGCAATTAGCTGGACCTTTACTATATTTTCAATTACTTTTGCTATATCACAATTAATTGCTGGCCCATTATCTGATAAGTATGGTAGAAAGCCTATATTAGTATTTGGACTATTATTAGCAGTTATATCAACTCTTTTATGTGGAATAGCTCAGAATTACTGGCAATTTTTGTTATTTAGGATATTGCAAGCAGTTGGAGTATCATGTGTCGTTGTAGCTAACGCAATAATTAGAGATTTACATGACGGGGTTGTAGCTACCAGATTGAGAGGGTATATAACAATGGTAGCTGGAGTAACTATTTCATTAGCACCAGCTTTAGGTTCATTTCTCGTGTACTTTTGTGGATGGAGGGGTACATTTGTTTTAAGTTCAGTGGTTTTCCTTATTACACTGGTATTAATAATATTTTTCTTTAAAGAAACAGCAATACCTCATAAGATAAGTTCTAAACAAATAGTTAGAAATTATTATGATCTTATTAGGTATAGCCCTGAATATATGAGACGAAATACACAGTATGCACTAGGTTATTCTGTTCATTTTTGTTTTGTAATTATGTCATCTTATATAATAGTAGTGCAAATGAAGTATAATCTCTTTGTATATAGTCTTTTTATGGTGTTTTATGGTTTAGCCTTATCTATCAGTGGTTTTATCACAAACATGTTAAGTGTCAAATACAACAATGTTCAAATTATTCAAATAGGAGCTGTAATTATGCTATTGAGTGCGGTGTCATTGTTAGTGTTTAATTTTATAGGGTATTCTAATATTTATGTTTTTACGATATTTATATTAATGATGATTTTAGGAGGGACTATTCTTAGGCCTAGTAGCTTAACTCTTGCACTTAGTTCTGTGCCCAAGTTATCAGGGCAAGGTTCAGCAGGAATAAGTTTATTACAGTTTTTGTTATCAGGAATAATTGCTAGTATAATAAGTCTTTCTAGTAACAATATTGTAAATACGATTTGTATTTATACCATATTGGCAGGCTTTATTATTTATTTTATAAATAGGGATAAAAAATATAAGTAACTAGCAATAAATGTGTGGTTTGAATGATTAGGATTTACTTATAGCATCAAAAAAATCTTTAATTGTGCAA from Francisella adeliensis includes these protein-coding regions:
- the parC gene encoding DNA topoisomerase IV subunit A: MDLFSTLENQQTIGEFSEKAYLNYSMYVILDRALPHISDGLKPVQRRIIYAMSEIGLSHLSKYKKSARTVGDVLGKYHPHGDSACYEAMVLMAQGFSYRYPFIDGQGNWGSVDDPKSFAAMRYTESRLSKYATLLLEELKKGTVNWKKNFDGTMDEPELLPAQVPNILLNGAMGIAVGMSTYIPPHNITEVINACLHLLSNPKSTIDDVLEIVSAPDYPGGANIISSKEEIAEVYKAGAGSIRQQAVYDFDSDGNIVISKLPHQVASANVMEQIANQLKAQKITWIKNIQDESDDKDPIKIVLYSGTTKKNTTKLMGHLLATTDLEKSFRVNMNMIGLDNRPRVKNLLDILQEWLEYRKQTLRRRLQTSLDKVLARLHILDGLLTAFLNIDEVIEIIRNYDDASAELQTRFSLSEIQAEAILNIRLRKLAKIEEFEIRKEQQELEKERLLLEGYLNSEVKFRNLMKKEFKQILADFGDDRRSQIIAVEKAQALEEKDLIPNEKVTVLLSKAGWLRCAKGENIDPTGLNYKPEDSHYLAASGNSNVRVVFFSKLGKSYSMFIDKLPSARGYGEHITTYIPLDKDDEIIGVSFVNSAEYFLLASTEGKGFVIPANDLIVNKVTGKNIFDASEVSEFEPFDSSLKALLLSSQGRAVVRDFASFAIMKRGKGKSIIKLDKKDKLKFIKFFDPQNTEVILKAGKRFIRIDSKNIDTYSTDKASGGGVLLPQGFRKITKIEMEKR
- a CDS encoding MFS transporter; protein product: MFRFILTLIAISGIFTLDIYLPGVPEQINSLNVSNMAISWTFTIFSITFAISQLIAGPLSDKYGRKPILVFGLLLAVISTLLCGIAQNYWQFLLFRILQAVGVSCVVVANAIIRDLHDGVVATRLRGYITMVAGVTISLAPALGSFLVYFCGWRGTFVLSSVVFLITLVLIIFFFKETAIPHKISSKQIVRNYYDLIRYSPEYMRRNTQYALGYSVHFCFVIMSSYIIVVQMKYNLFVYSLFMVFYGLALSISGFITNMLSVKYNNVQIIQIGAVIMLLSAVSLLVFNFIGYSNIYVFTIFILMMILGGTILRPSSLTLALSSVPKLSGQGSAGISLLQFLLSGIIASIISLSSNNIVNTICIYTILAGFIIYFINRDKKYK